One genomic region from Rosa rugosa chromosome 1, drRosRugo1.1, whole genome shotgun sequence encodes:
- the LOC133724458 gene encoding pentatricopeptide repeat-containing protein At2g36980, mitochondrial, whose translation MTYAQKLIKTTSKIAAFARLGHINHARQLFDEMPHRDSIAWNAMLTAYTQLGFHHQALSLLRSMRISNARPDHFTFTATLSACAGACNLRCGTKLHCLLTVLGYQSYLPVNNALIDMYGKCLEPCSATRVFEEMELRNEVTWCSLLFAYTNSGLFDAARQVFCVMPRRVERAWNVMIVGYARNGEVEMCLGLLKEMKESLCRPDQWTFSALMNACAEALEFRCGCMLHAFIIKSGWSSSAEVKNSVLSFYAELGCLGNAVKVFESGGTLTQVSWNAMIDTYMKLGNTHEALRVFQLSPEQNIVSWTSMISGYARNGRGEEAAMFFVDMLRTGLEPDDFSFTAVLHACSNLALLGCGEMFHGSIIHYGFHAYAFIGNGLVNMYAKCGDLKGSIRAFRDILHKDLVSWNAMLFAFGLHGKAIETLQFFEQMVVNGVKPDNVTFIGLLMACSHSGLIGESRALFETMQTIYGLSPDKYHVACMVDMLGRGGYLAEAKELADKYCSVYNAKISSCEALLGACSAHGELGFGKYLGETLKITEPHNETSYVLLSNLYCASGQWKEAEMVRKRMADQGVKKLPGCSWIEVRNKVMAFVAGKNSDPFMDDVYNILQYIDFEIRNPYIVDINC comes from the coding sequence ATGACATACGCTCAAAAATTGATCAAAACGACGTCGAAGATAGCAGCCTTTGCAAGGTTGGGTCACATCAACCATGCCCGCCAACTGTTCGACGAAATGCCTCACCGAGACTCCATTGCTTGGAACGCAATGCTCACCGCCTACACCCAACTGGGCTTCCACCaccaagctctctctcttctccgcaGCATGAGAATCTCCAACGCCCGGCCCGATCACTTCACCTTCACTGCTACGCTAAGCGCCTGTGCCGGCGCATGTAACCTTCGATGTGGAACCAAATTACATTGTTTACTCACTGTTTTGGGTTACCAGTCTTACTTGCCGGTCAACAATGCGCTTATTGATATGTATGGCAAGTGCTTGGAGCCTTGCAGTGCTACCAGAGTGTTTGAAGAGATGGAACTTAGGAATGAAGTAACTTGGTGTTCTTTGTTATTTGCATACACAAACTCCGGACTGTTTGACGCCGCGCGTCAAGTGTTTTGTGTAATGCCTAGAAGGGTGGAGAGAGCTTGGAATGTTATGATTGTGGGTTATGCACGAAACGGGGAGGTGGAGATGTGTTTGGGGTTGTTGAAAGAGATGAAAGAGAGTTTGTGCCGGCCAGATCAGTGGACTTTCAGTGCTCTTATGAATGCTTGCGCGGAGGCATTGGAATTTCGGTGTGGTTGCATGCTGCATGCTTTCATCATTAAAAGTGGTTGGAGCTCTTCTGCGGAGGTGAAGAACTCGGTTTTGAGTTTTTATGCTGAATTAGGTTGCCTGGGCAATGCGGTGAAGGTGTTTGAGTCCGGTGGAACTCTAACACAGGTGTCTTGGAATGCGATGATTGATACCTACATGAAACTGGGAAATACCCATGAAGCACTTCGTGTGTTTCAGCTATCCCCTGAACAGAATATTGTCTCATGGACATCTATGATCTCAGGGTATGCAAGAAATGGACGTGGGGAAGAAGCTGCAATGTTCTTTGTTGATATGTTGAGAACTGGACTCGAACCAGATGATTTCAGTTTTACTGCCGTCCTTCATGCATGTTCAAACTTAGCATTACTTGGATGCGGGGAAATGTTTCATGGTTCCATAATTCACTATGGTTTCCATGCATATGCGTTTATTGGGAACGGCTTGGTTAACATGTATGCTAAATGCGGGGATTTGAAAGGGTCCATCCGTGCATTCCGTGATATACTTCACAAGGATTTGGTATCTTGGAACGCGATGTTGTTTGCATTTGGATTACATGGAAAAGCTATCGAAACTCTACAATTTTTTGAACAAATGGTGGTAAATGGGGTCAAACCAGATAATGTTACCTTTATCGGCTTGTTGATGGCTTGCAGCCACTCTGGATTGATAGGAGAAAGTCGTGCACTTTTTGAAACAATGCAGACAATTTATGGGCTCTCTCCTGACAAATATCATGTGGCATGCATGGTGGATATGCTTGGAAGAGGTGGTTACTTAGCTGAAGCTAAGGAACTGGCTGATAAGTATTGTTCAGTATATAATGCTAAGATCAGCTCGTGTGAAGCTCTGCTTGGAGCATGTTCTGCACATGGGGAGTTGGGATTTGGAAAATATTTGGGGGAAACGCTGAAAATAACAGAACCACATAATGAGACAAGCTATGTGTTATTGTCAAATTTGTACTGTGCAAGTGGGCAATGGAAGGAAGCTGAAATGGTTAGGAAGAGAATGGCAGATCAAGGGGTGAAGAAATTGCCTGGATGTAGTTGGATAGAAGTGAGAAACAAGGTAATGGCTTTTGTTGCAGGGAAGAATTCTGATCCATTTATGGATGACGTGTATAATATACTACAGTACATTGATTTTGAAATCAGGAATCCATACATTGTTGATATTAATTGTTGA